The DNA sequence GTACGAGGGCCTGACCGTGAACTTCGCCGAGGCCGTGAACTCGGCGGGCGGCACCGTCACCGACGCGAAGGGCACGCCCGACGTCGACACCCCCGAGGCCAGGAAGGGCCTGGACTTCCTCGTCGGCTCCGCGAAGGACGGCACGATCCCGGCGGAGGGCGTCACCTACCAGGAGGAGGACGGCCGCCAGGCGTTCCAGTCCGGCAAGCTCGTCTTCCTGCGCAACTGGCCCTACATGTACGGCCTGGCAGCCAACAGCGGCATCAAGGGGAAGTACGCGGTCGCCCCGCTGCCCGGCCTGAACGGGCCCGGCGCCTCCAGCCTGGGCGGCCACAACATGGCCCTGTCCTCCTTCGCGAAGAACAAGGCCACGGCCCTGGACTTCATCAAGTTCTTCACCAGCGAGGAGAACACGGCCACCCAACTCAAGAAGGCCTCCGCCGCCCCGCCGTACGCATCCCAGTACGACGACAAGACGCTGATCGCGCAGTACCCGTACCTGCCCGTGCTCAAGGAGTCCATCCTGCGGGCCGTGCCGCGTCCGCGCGTCGTGCAGTACGGCGATGTGACCGCGGCGGTCCAGCAGCACGCGTATGCCGCCCTGACCGGTGACAAGAGCAGCGCGCAGGCGCTGAAGGACCTGCAGGCGGCGCTGCGGAAGTCCGTCGCGCAGTGAGGGGCGGGGCCATGACCAAGACCGAGATCCCGCCCGGTGTCGACGCCGGGCCGTCCCGCGAACCCGTGACCCGCCGTCGGCTCGCGGGGAAGCCTGCGCGCGCGACCGCCGGATCGGGGCGGCTGGCGGCCCTGCTGGTGTCCCCGACCCTGCTGGTGCTGTCGATCGTCGTCATCTACCCGACGCTCATGGCGCTGAAGGAGTCGCTGTACGGGCCGAAGGGCCTGG is a window from the Streptomyces sp. NBC_00299 genome containing:
- a CDS encoding ABC transporter substrate-binding protein, which gives rise to MTTTKTSPTSRTTTRALRCSAALAAGGLLITACSSSAGTDSGQSGAPSFEGRGPITYVAGKDTTGSVQPMIDRWNKQHPKEKVTFIQLPTDPDAQRRQMIQNAETKSDAYTVLSLDVVWTSEFAAHQWIDRLPQERFPLSRMLKPVVETAKYRGGLYAVPGSSDGGMLYYRTDLLKKAGVSQPPVTWDELKAACAKVKRLPEAKDMSCYAGQFQKYEGLTVNFAEAVNSAGGTVTDAKGTPDVDTPEARKGLDFLVGSAKDGTIPAEGVTYQEEDGRQAFQSGKLVFLRNWPYMYGLAANSGIKGKYAVAPLPGLNGPGASSLGGHNMALSSFAKNKATALDFIKFFTSEENTATQLKKASAAPPYASQYDDKTLIAQYPYLPVLKESILRAVPRPRVVQYGDVTAAVQQHAYAALTGDKSSAQALKDLQAALRKSVAQ